ACTCAGGGAAGCAAATTCCATATTAAGGGAGATCTTTGCCGAACTCAAGCAGCACAGACCTGGTTTTGTTGACCTGAGGGGGACCGGCACACTCACCGCCACTGGCAATGGAAAAGTAACTCTTTCCGGCGACATGGACATCGAACTAAGTGCCAAAAGCGGTGTACTGACCATAGCTGACTATGACGGGAATGCCAAAATCGAAGTGACCGGCAACGGTACCAGGACAAAAAATGATGATGGTACGGTCAAGTACAGCGGGTTCGACGGCACAGCCACCATCAGCGGCAGCAGTGTTACCGTGACCATAAATGGTGACGATATCGAACTGACCGCAGAAGGCTCAGGCAGCGCAGTACTCAAAGGCAATGGCACCTATACAGCCACATCCGAGGGCGGGCAGACCGTAGAAAACAATTGGTCACCCATGAGCGGAGTTGATGAATCATGAACCTGCTCAATATCATGGTACTGGCATTATTGATAACAGGTCTTGCAGTGTCCGGTTGTACTTCACCACGGGAAGAAGCACCCGGGGTTGACATTACCGCACCTGCTCCATCAGCAACACTGGCAGCTACCGGGGATGTAATGGACAGCGAGATATCTACCATTGAATCAGATATGGCTGAACTGGATACATTGCTTCAAGATATGGAAAACATCGAAGATATGAGTTTTTCTGAACTTGATGGGCTCACTTTTTGAGCCCTTCCACCCTTTTTTATATTTTTCCTTGCTTTAAAGCACCCATTGGCAAAAATACCATTGCCATCATCAGGACAACATTCAGGATGAAAACCCCGCTGTAACCAAGTGTGGATAACATAAGCCCGCTGAGTAATGGGACCATGGCAAGCCCGGCGTAGGTAAAGGTATTGAATATTCCCATTGCCTGACCCTGTTCAATATTCAGGTTGGATACACCTGTAACCAGTCCCACCAGTCCCAGTCCGGAACCGGCACCCATAAGGGTCAGGCCGATAGGATGGAACACCGCAGCCAGTGCGCCCACACCGGTTATGCCCATACCTGCCCTGACAAGGTTATCTCCCCTAACATGGAACCTGCCCCCCAAAAGCGATGTCACCATTGCGCCCAGGTATACGCTGGCCAGGTACATGCCCAGTGCACCTTTATCAAGGAACCCTATACTGAAATCAGGGTACAGGGCTATGAGTACCCCGCTGCTTCCGAACAGCACGAAAGAGAGTACCCAGATCTGGAGATATTCTGTATGGATAAAGAGGGATTTCGACCTGACCAAAGCCGATATGATCTCGTGCTTACTCGATACAGGATTGCCAGGACCGTTGTTCACCAGGACCATGATGGATATCATAAACACCGGAACCATCAGTCCTTCAAACAGCATAAGGCCGTTTTTTGTGCCTGTTGCCACGAGCAAGCCTGCCATTCCCATTCCGGCAGCCAGTCCCAGGTTGAGCAGTGAATTGAATTCCCCGAAATACTGTCCCCGTTTCTCGAAATAGGAAAGCATGGCAAATGCGGCAGGGAAGAATGCACCACATCCGGCTCCTTCCACGAAACGGGCGGCCACTATCACCCATACATTATCCGAAATAATGATTGCCATGCCTGAGAGCAAGGACAGGAATATGCCCAGAATGATGAACAGCCTGTGACCGTAAGCATCTGACAACAGGCCAAAGGGCATCATTGTTATCAGTGCCCCGATAAAAAAGGATGAGAATATCAGGCTGGATGCAGCACCGTTGGCCAGCAGCGTGCTGTCTGAGAGTTCCGGCAATATGGGAATGGCTGCATCGGACAGTCCCATTAAGACAAAGACTGACGAATAGAGCATTATGCGGTCAAGCAGGTGTGCGTATGGTTTTTCTTCACGGTTCATTTTTAGTCACTCAAAAAAGGTGTTCCAGTTTACTGAAATCCACAGGAGCAGTGGAGTCAAGTGTTATAGGTGTTACCGAGATATGCCCGCACTTCATGACCGCATGGACATCTGTGCCGTCCTCGTCGTCATGTATCAGGTCACCGTCGATCCAGTAGTAGGGACGGCCCCTGGGGTCGTGCCGTTCCTGCACCGATGTCCTGAATATCTTGCGCGCAAGCCTGGTCATCTCGATCTCAGTATCAGGGGCCGCATGCCTGGGTATATTGACATTGAGCAGGTCCACTCCAGGGGGCAGACCCGCGTCAAGGACCTTCCTGGCGATGCGTTTCACGACCCGGATACCCACCTGGAAATCATATTCATAAGCGCGCAGGTCATCGAATTTGTCGCCTTCGTCCAGTACCTGTATGGAAGCTGCAATAGCAGGAATGCCATAACTGGCAGCCTCCATTGCCGCACCGATTGTACCTGACGTGGTCACGCTGTCGGAACTGATATTCTCACCGATATTAAAACCCGAGAGCACCATGTCAGGCATGGCTTTTAAGATGGAGAATATGCCCAGTATCACGGAATCGGTTGGGGTGCCGTCCACTGCATACGCCTGCATACCGTCCACTCTTGCCTGATGTATCCTGAGAGGTTCAAAAATGGATATACTGCGCCCTACACCGCTTTTTTGTATGGACGGTGCCACGACGGTCACATCGCCCAGGTCATGCACGCACTGGTATGCAGCTTTTATCCCGGCAGCGTAGACACCGTCGTCATTGGTTACAAGTATTTTTTTTGTCATGTTATTCCTGGTGTATTTGATAAGATTAATGTTGAATAAGACTTGTTATTCCCCCATGGACATAATGATAGCAGAGTATGCAGTCGGCACCGGGGAAGGCGGCACCATACTCCTGGAAGGCAGGGCCATGCTGGACGTCCTCGTCAGGAGTTTCGTGGACTCAGGACACAGGGTACTCTACCCCACCAGTGGCACAATATTGCAATCAGGAACCGCTGTTAAGACCGATGATTTTAAAAAGACGGTGGAGCAACTCTCCAGCCAGTGCGATGCCGGCCTGGTAGTTGCACCCGATGTACTGCTGGGCGACCTGACCGAGCTGGTGGAAGAGCACACGGTAAACCTGGGATGTCCTTCAGTTTCGGTCAGGGTATGCGCGGATAAACTGGAGTGTGCCAGGATACTGGAAAAAGAAGGAATAAAGGTTCCCGATACGATCATATCAGGCGGGCAGGAGGTATTTTCACTGGGAGACAGGCTGGTACTCAAACCCAGATGGGGCTGTGCCTCGGAAGATACCACCCTGACCAGGTATTCCTGTGCCACCATGATACCGGAAGGCTTTGTTGCGACCAGGTTTATCGAGGGCCAGCATCTGAGCGCCAGCATGGTTGTTGGAGATACTGTCCTCCCTCTGACCGTAAACAAACAGCATATCAAGATAGGGAATGACATAATGTATGACGGGGGCACCGTGGGGATAGACTGCGGCAGGAATGATGAGATATTCGAGGTTGCCGGACATACAGCCAGGGTGCTGGGCTGTAAGGGGTATGTAGGCATTGATATCGTGCTGGCTGAAGAGCCATGGGTCATAGATGTGAACCCCAGGCCGACCACATCCATTATCGGTATCGAGAAGGTAATGGATGAGAAGCTGGGCGAGCTATTATTGAGGGCTGGTTTTGGAGCATTGCCTGAAAGGGTGAGCATTACCGGCCAGTTCGGCTTTACCAAGGCTTACCTGAAGAAGGGTAACATTGATTAGATATTGGAATAAATAACTATAGTGGAGGTGTTCATTTCATGGACTTTGAAGAGATGGTAAAGAAGATCGATGCCAAGGTACTGCGAGAAGAGGCAAAGAAAAGGGGTATTCCCACCAGGTGCGTGACAAAAATCAACCTTGCCAAAGCCCTGCCTGCAGATGTGCTGGAAAAAATGGCACAAAAATGATGCGATAAATCGAATGTGGCTTCCCGTATATCCTGTCCATCCGCTCAGGGATTATGGAATCATGTTTAGCGTCACGTTTTAAATCGCAAGATTACCAACACGAGGTTAGAAATACCAAAAATTGAGAAGCCTCGGGAGGGATTTGAACCCTCGACCTAGTGATTACAAATCACTCGCTCTGCCGGGCTGAGCCACCGAGGCATTTGATTCGTCCTGAAATGTGCCCGCTTGAAGGTTATAATAGAACATATAATCTTCGGTGTTCTACCATCAACATTAAATGCATTGCCATACTATTTTAATTTGAAGATAAAAATATACATTCATCAAGAAAAAGGAGGCAAATCATGGGATTTGAAATAGAATACCTTAAAAAACGGTACAGGGAAATGTCGTCGTCTCAGCTTGAACTCATTATTGAACAGATTAAACGGGAACTGGAACATCATCCGGAACCTGACTATATCGAACTTCAAATTGCTGTGGATGCCCTTGAAGAAATGAACAAGGCTGCCCATGAACAAAAGAAAAACCGGCCATTCCTGCCAGGGCGTTTTGAATATCAACTTGATGTCGGCGAGGAATATTGAGTTCGACGTGAAAGATGTTTTGTTGACCTGCTGCCGGGAAAGATGACACCCTTTGCACCTGTGCGTGCGGGGGTGTTCATCAAAAGATGAGCAACGAACTCGTGCCAAATGGGACGAATAGAGTAAGGCATGGTAATATACATCCGGCAATAATGGCGGCAATTTGAGTGCAAAGGTAATAATTCACTATTACACTTGGAATTTCATCCCCATCAAAAGGATCTCGTTTGCCTTATTGTATATGGCTTCCGTAAATTGAGGGTCAATTTCGATTGCCTTATCATACATCTGAACAGCCTGAGAATGTTTATTGAGCGCACTCAATACATTACCTTTGTTGTTCCATGCGTTTTTAAAATATGGCCTGACCTTCAACACTTCATCATAAGCCCGGTTCGCTTCTTCATACTTTTTGAGTTTGAATAATGAATTGGCTTTGTGGTACCAGGCATCAGCCAAATGGGAATCGATTCTCAGTACCTCATCGAAAGCCTTAATTGCCTCGTTATATTTTTTTAGTGAATAGAGAACAAATCCTTTATTCAGCCAGGCTTCAATAAAATTCGGATTGATTTTCAAAGCGTCATCATATAACCGTATCACGTTTTGATACCTTTCAAGAGAATCCAGTCTTGATTTTTGCATCATTGTAATCTCGAGGCGCTTCATCAAGTTTTCGAGGCTAAGCTCTTTTTCATCTTGTCGATGCTTTTCAGGGCACTTGATATTCCGGGAAATAAATGCAAGTGTTCTTTCACTTTCCACTTTAGGACTGGACTCTGATGTCTTCTTCCGGTTCATGTTGACTCCCATTAGAAATGCAATAATATTTAAATAAGTCCATTACTATATATTTTTTTGTATACTGTCTGAAAAATAATGCTTATTTCAATAACCATTATGATGAAATAAAAATTCAAGCACAATCAATGAGATAACATTGGATCAGTAATAACTTCTATGAACGCGGGAAGGAACGCGTGTTAGAAATAGTGAAAAAAAAGGCCGGACCATTTCTCCGGCCAGGGATTCACATACATTGAAAGGATCTGCAAAATGAAAATCCTTCCAATCATAGTGCATAATTAAAGTCTGCCGCGAAGCCGCATTGCTGCAACAACGCGTTCAACTGCAACAACATAAGCAGCTTTGCGCATGTTTACCTTGTACTTCTTGGAAGCCTGGAGTGTAGCATGGTACGCGCTGGTCATCTTCTTGTCCAGACGCTCGTATACCAGTTCCTCGTCCCAGTAATACATGTAGAAGTTCTGCACCATCTCGAAATAAGACACAGTCACTCCACCTGCATTGGCAAGGAAGTCAGGTATCACATGGACGTTATTCTTGTACAGAATATCATCCGCTTCAGGTGTAGTGGGCCCGTTTGCCAGTTCACACATTATCTTTGCCTTGAGATTACCTGCATTTGCATCGGTGATCACATTCTCAAGTGCTGCAGGTATGAGTATATCAACGTTTAGTTCCAGCAGATCTTCATTTGAAAGCGGCTTGCTGCCGGGGAAACCTACAACAGAACCGGTCTTTGCCTTATGCTCTGAGACTTTTTCACCGTCAAGCCCGGCCATGTTCACTATACCTCCCCTGCTGTCACTGACAGCCACTACCTTGCAGCCGAAGAGTGAAGTAACAAGGTTTGCTGCAAAGTGCCCGACATTGCCGAAGCCCTGTATGGCTACAGTAGCACCCTTAAGGTCCAGACCCAATTCGCTTGCAGCTTCACGGATAGTATAACATCCGCCCCTTGCAGTTGCGTCACCGCGACCTGCAGAACCGCCCAGTTCGAGAGGCTTGCCAGTGATCAAACCGAACTGGTTCTTCTGGTATATCTTTGAGAACTCATCCATCATCCAGGCCATTATCTGGGGGGTGGTATACACATCAGGAGCAGGTACATCCTTCTCAGGACCTACTATCTGGGATATGGATTGAATGTATGCCCTGCTCAGGCGTTCCAGTTCGCCATCTGACATTTCCTTGGGGTTGCAGATAACTCCACCCTTTCCTCCGCCAAGAGGTATGTCAACGACAGCTGCCTTCCAGGTCATCCATGCTGCAAGAGCCTTCACGGTATCGACAGTCTCATCAGGATGGAACCTGATGCCACCCTTTGTCGGTCCGCGGGCATCATTGTACTGTACCCTGAATCCCTGGAATACACGAATCTTGCCATTGTCCATGCGTACTGGTAGAGACACATGCATTTCACGCATCGGAACCCTGAGGACTTCCCTCACGCTGTCATCAAGCTCCAATATTCTTGCACATTCATCCAATTGCCGTTGAGCAATCAGAAATGGGTTAAGTTCTGACATTTCTTTGTACCTCTATTTTTTATTTTAATGTTTAGTATGTAGTTGGGATTGATAAGCAATCCTGCAAGAGCATCAATTTCATTTTGTACTGAATCTAGCTTGGATTCGGCATTTGTCATTCGATGCCTCTGGTTTATTCAATTTACCATATTATAATTCAATTATGGGGGACCGTATA
The ANME-2 cluster archaeon DNA segment above includes these coding regions:
- a CDS encoding MFS transporter, encoding MNREEKPYAHLLDRIMLYSSVFVLMGLSDAAIPILPELSDSTLLANGAASSLIFSSFFIGALITMMPFGLLSDAYGHRLFIILGIFLSLLSGMAIIISDNVWVIVAARFVEGAGCGAFFPAAFAMLSYFEKRGQYFGEFNSLLNLGLAAGMGMAGLLVATGTKNGLMLFEGLMVPVFMISIMVLVNNGPGNPVSSKHEIISALVRSKSLFIHTEYLQIWVLSFVLFGSSGVLIALYPDFSIGFLDKGALGMYLASVYLGAMVTSLLGGRFHVRGDNLVRAGMGITGVGALAAVFHPIGLTLMGAGSGLGLVGLVTGVSNLNIEQGQAMGIFNTFTYAGLAMVPLLSGLMLSTLGYSGVFILNVVLMMAMVFLPMGALKQGKI
- the surE gene encoding 5'/3'-nucleotidase SurE, encoding MTKKILVTNDDGVYAAGIKAAYQCVHDLGDVTVVAPSIQKSGVGRSISIFEPLRIHQARVDGMQAYAVDGTPTDSVILGIFSILKAMPDMVLSGFNIGENISSDSVTTSGTIGAAMEAASYGIPAIAASIQVLDEGDKFDDLRAYEYDFQVGIRVVKRIARKVLDAGLPPGVDLLNVNIPRHAAPDTEIEMTRLARKIFRTSVQERHDPRGRPYYWIDGDLIHDDEDGTDVHAVMKCGHISVTPITLDSTAPVDFSKLEHLF
- a CDS encoding ATP-grasp domain-containing protein, which encodes MLDVLVRSFVDSGHRVLYPTSGTILQSGTAVKTDDFKKTVEQLSSQCDAGLVVAPDVLLGDLTELVEEHTVNLGCPSVSVRVCADKLECARILEKEGIKVPDTIISGGQEVFSLGDRLVLKPRWGCASEDTTLTRYSCATMIPEGFVATRFIEGQHLSASMVVGDTVLPLTVNKQHIKIGNDIMYDGGTVGIDCGRNDEIFEVAGHTARVLGCKGYVGIDIVLAEEPWVIDVNPRPTTSIIGIEKVMDEKLGELLLRAGFGALPERVSITGQFGFTKAYLKKGNID
- a CDS encoding tetratricopeptide repeat protein; amino-acid sequence: MNRKKTSESSPKVESERTLAFISRNIKCPEKHRQDEKELSLENLMKRLEITMMQKSRLDSLERYQNVIRLYDDALKINPNFIEAWLNKGFVLYSLKKYNEAIKAFDEVLRIDSHLADAWYHKANSLFKLKKYEEANRAYDEVLKVRPYFKNAWNNKGNVLSALNKHSQAVQMYDKAIEIDPQFTEAIYNKANEILLMGMKFQV
- a CDS encoding Glu/Leu/Phe/Val dehydrogenase gives rise to the protein MSELNPFLIAQRQLDECARILELDDSVREVLRVPMREMHVSLPVRMDNGKIRVFQGFRVQYNDARGPTKGGIRFHPDETVDTVKALAAWMTWKAAVVDIPLGGGKGGVICNPKEMSDGELERLSRAYIQSISQIVGPEKDVPAPDVYTTPQIMAWMMDEFSKIYQKNQFGLITGKPLELGGSAGRGDATARGGCYTIREAASELGLDLKGATVAIQGFGNVGHFAANLVTSLFGCKVVAVSDSRGGIVNMAGLDGEKVSEHKAKTGSVVGFPGSKPLSNEDLLELNVDILIPAALENVITDANAGNLKAKIMCELANGPTTPEADDILYKNNVHVIPDFLANAGGVTVSYFEMVQNFYMYYWDEELVYERLDKKMTSAYHATLQASKKYKVNMRKAAYVVAVERVVAAMRLRGRL